From the genome of Methanomassiliicoccus sp.:
GCCTGGTCCATCCTCCGGGCCTCGGATGCGGGAACATAGTGAGAGAAGTCCGTGGATGCGAGTATCACAACATCCTTGCTCCCAATGGCATGCTTCAGCTCTTCCGCTACCTCTTTTGCGGTCTCATAGTCCTGAGCGGCCATGGCAATGGGCACTATCTTGACCTCCTCGCTGAAGTATTGGATGAAGGGGATCTGGACCTCGATGGAGTGCTCATAGCGGTGGGCCATCGGATCATCGACCACCACGCTCTTCATCCTGTCCACGATTTCAAGGTCGATCTGCATCCTGCCCAAGGGTGTTTGGAAATCCTCCGAGGTCACCGCTACAGGGGCGCCCAATGCGTGATGGTTCGGGCCGATGATGATGAAGGTCTCGGGAAAACCATCCTCTGCCAAGGCGGCGTAGGTGAACACGGCCACGGGGCCTGAATACACATATCCTGCGTGGGGGACCACCGCACCTACTATGCTCCTCTTCCCTTCTCCATTTAGCTCCGGTATTTTTCCATAGGACGTCTCGAAGAGCTTGCCTATCTCGTCCAACGTCTGCTTCTCTGACTGAGGATAAAACTTTCCCGCTACAGCAGGTGCTCTCATAGCGCTAGAGGTTTGGGCAACCATGACTATTTCTTATTATTGGAGATTGTTGTGGTGCAGACTAACGTTTTTTAGAAAATTAAAAAGATATTGAATTCTCGTCCCGAGGGGAGCGAGAAAATGGGGTTTAGAGGGAGGCCTCAAAGTCGTCCATGGTGAGCTTGAACTCCTCATAGGACTTGATTATGCCCTTCTCTTTGAGTATCTCCCTGGTCAGAAGCCAGTAGACACAGGCAAGAGCCCGGCGGCCTTTATTGTTGGTAGGGATCACCAGATCGACATTTCTGGTCTCATTGTTGGCATCGCACAGGGCGACTATGGGGACCCCGATATTCATGGCCTCGGCGATCGCCTGCTGGTCTGCTGCAGGGTCTGTGACAAGCAACACTTCGGGCTCGATGTACTCAGGAAGGATAGGGTTGGTCATAGTTCCCGGTACGAACCTGCCAGCGAAGACCTTGGTGCCGAGAGTCTTAGCCATGATCTTGGCCGGCTTTTGGCCGTACTGCCTCGCCGAGGATATCAGGATGCGATCGGGCTGGAACCGGGCCATGAACTTGGCCACTGCCCGGATACGGGCATCGGTCTGCTTCACATCCATGACATATAATCCGTCTGATCTGACCTTGAAGATGAACTTCTTCATGTCAGCGCTTTTCTGTTGGGTACCAATATGGACTCCGGAGGTGAGGTATACGTCCTCAGGCACCAGAAGCTCGGTCTTGATCTCATCGCTCATCTGAAAACCTCATTTTTCTCTTCTTACAGTGATAGGAAGGACATCCCTATCGTATTCGAGCCTAGCAATCTCCACCGGGTCGATCATTCCCTCGGGTATGTCGATAAGGACCGGCGCGCCCAGTGACACCTGAAGCGACCTCGCACCGATGATACGCGCCTTCTCAAATCTAGTGTACTTCATAATAGCACCACGTGGGAGTGGCATGATAATAACAGTCCGCTTATAAACCTTTCGCTAATCAGAAAATCGACGTCCAGATCGTGTATTGCCATGCTCCTCATTCCATTTTTTTTACATCACCTAAACCGAACGTTGTGGGTGTGACTAAGGGATTTAGTGGTACGCCGATGACAAAAGGTAGTCTTAACCTTTACTAGCGGGGAAACCGGAAAATGGAGAGCGGGGGAGTTGTGCTTTTTCCCTTCGATGCAGCACGGGATCCATGAACTTTTGCTCTCGAAACTAATATGTATGAGTTCATCCTCCAAATTGTTCCGGCCTTACCTTCGTGCGAAAGTAATACCGAGAGCTATGCACGGAGTTGCTCATCACGAGATCGAATATAGATCCGACCACTACCTCGTTCCCCCAGAAACATTTTGGGGAAAGAACCCTGATAGCGTTCATCGCCCTACTGAGCGCGTTCATCCCCCTATCGACCGACCTTTATCTTCCGGCCCTGCCCAGCATGATGGAGCAGTACCAGGTCACAGAGGGCGTTTTGAACCTCACCCTCATAATTTTCTTCATCTTCTATGGTCTGGGACTTCTGTTCTGGGGTCCTCTAAGCGATAAGTATGGCCGGCGGCCAGTCCTGCTGATCGGCCTTGCCATCTACATAATGGCCAGCTTCCTGTGCTCCTTCTCAGGTAGCATCACTGAGCTGATAATATTCAGAATCTTCCAGGCCATGGGGAGCGGGGCGGTGACCGCCGTTGCTACAGCCATGGTTAAGGATATTTTCGATGGGAGACGCCGAATAGTGGTGCTGGCTACAGTTCAGTCCATGGTGCTCATCGCGCCCGCGGTCGCACCGGTGCTGGGCGCGATGCTCCTTGAGGTAACTACTTGGCAGGGCGTGTTCCTGGTCCTCGCCGGGATCGGGACAGTGGCCCTGGCCGGCGCGCTATTCTTGACCGAGACCTTACATGCACGATTCACGGGTACGGTCATCGGCGCACTGGGTAGGTTAGGGGTCCTGTTGAAGAACGGGCGCTTCACGACCATGCTGGCCCTGTTCTCGCTCACCAGCGTATCGTCCATGGCGTTCGTCGCCTCCTCCTCATACATCTACGTGGCGGGTTTCGGCCTGGACGAGCAAGGCTTTAGCTATTACTTTGCATTGAACGCCATGGGCCTGATCCTAGCGCCGTTGGCCTTCATCTTCCTCTCTCGACGCTATGATATCAGGCCCATCATCACAGGCGGCTATATCATCATAGGCATGGCAGGTCTCGCGGTGATCCTCTTCGGGAACGCAGGACCTTTGGCCTTCGCCATATCCCTGCTCCCAGCGACCTTCTGCGGCAGCCTAATCCGTGCGCCCGGCACCAACCTCATGCTGGAACAGCAGCGCCAGGACACAGGCTCGGCTTCCTCCCTCATCTCCTGCTCGAGCGTGCTTTTAGGGAGCGCTGGAATGTCCCTCATCTCCTTAGGGTGGAGCGATGTCATCCTAGTCCTTGGCTTCCTTAACGCCATCATCGGCTTATCCTGTCTCATCATTTGGTCAGCCATATCGAGGAGGGGTGGTTAGATCGCCTGTCATAGATGAAAGAACTTGGCCGATCGGAAAGTCCTCTCAGGCAGGTCACCGCTGGCGTGGATCCAGTCGTCTCTTCATGTAGGGGACCAGGCCGCCCGAGCCCAGGACATCCATGAGGAACGGAGGTAGCGGCGTGAAATGCACCTCTCCACCCCTGGACCGGTTCCTCAGTAGGCCAGTTGCCAGGTCGAACTCCGCTATGTCCCCGTTGTTCAGAATTCGTCCGGCCTCCGGGCATATTATGATGGGCAGACCCACATTTATGGCATTGCGATAGAAGATGCGGGCCACGCTCCCGGCTATGACCGCGCTGACCCCTGCCGACCGTAGGGCTATCGGGGCCTGTTCGCGGGAGGAGCCGCAGCCGAAGTTG
Proteins encoded in this window:
- a CDS encoding MEMO1 family protein, encoding MRAPAVAGKFYPQSEKQTLDEIGKLFETSYGKIPELNGEGKRSIVGAVVPHAGYVYSGPVAVFTYAALAEDGFPETFIIIGPNHHALGAPVAVTSEDFQTPLGRMQIDLEIVDRMKSVVVDDPMAHRYEHSIEVQIPFIQYFSEEVKIVPIAMAAQDYETAKEVAEELKHAIGSKDVVILASTDFSHYVPASEARRMDQAVIDKILAMDAEGVYDTVIRKDVSMCGYGPVMVTMLACGAERASLLNYGNSGDVTPMRDVVGYASLILTR
- a CDS encoding 30S ribosomal protein S2, coding for MSDEIKTELLVPEDVYLTSGVHIGTQQKSADMKKFIFKVRSDGLYVMDVKQTDARIRAVAKFMARFQPDRILISSARQYGQKPAKIMAKTLGTKVFAGRFVPGTMTNPILPEYIEPEVLLVTDPAADQQAIAEAMNIGVPIVALCDANNETRNVDLVIPTNNKGRRALACVYWLLTREILKEKGIIKSYEEFKLTMDDFEASL
- a CDS encoding DNA-directed RNA polymerase subunit K, yielding MMKYTRFEKARIIGARSLQVSLGAPVLIDIPEGMIDPVEIARLEYDRDVLPITVRREK
- a CDS encoding multidrug effflux MFS transporter; the protein is MTRSNIDPTTTSFPQKHFGERTLIAFIALLSAFIPLSTDLYLPALPSMMEQYQVTEGVLNLTLIIFFIFYGLGLLFWGPLSDKYGRRPVLLIGLAIYIMASFLCSFSGSITELIIFRIFQAMGSGAVTAVATAMVKDIFDGRRRIVVLATVQSMVLIAPAVAPVLGAMLLEVTTWQGVFLVLAGIGTVALAGALFLTETLHARFTGTVIGALGRLGVLLKNGRFTTMLALFSLTSVSSMAFVASSSYIYVAGFGLDEQGFSYYFALNAMGLILAPLAFIFLSRRYDIRPIITGGYIIIGMAGLAVILFGNAGPLAFAISLLPATFCGSLIRAPGTNLMLEQQRQDTGSASSLISCSSVLLGSAGMSLISLGWSDVILVLGFLNAIIGLSCLIIWSAISRRGG
- a CDS encoding 3-isopropylmalate dehydratase small subunit, whose product is MISGKVWKYGDHVNTDLIIPGRYLDNYDPGHLATHAMEDLDPQFAKGVQTGDIILAGRNFGCGSSREQAPIALRSAGVSAVIAGSVARIFYRNAINVGLPIIICPEAGRILNNGDIAEFDLATGLLRNRSRGGEVHFTPLPPFLMDVLGSGGLVPYMKRRLDPRQR